In Sphingomonas panacisoli, one genomic interval encodes:
- a CDS encoding acyl carrier protein: protein MSDTADRVKKIVVEHLGVEAASVTPEASFIDDLGADSLDIVELVMAFEEEFGVEIPDDAAEKITTVNDAITYIDANQG, encoded by the coding sequence ATGAGCGATACTGCCGACCGGGTGAAGAAGATCGTGGTCGAGCATCTGGGCGTCGAAGCCGCATCGGTCACGCCCGAAGCGAGCTTCATCGACGATCTCGGTGCCGACAGCCTCGACATCGTCGAGCTGGTGATGGCGTTCGAGGAAGAGTTCGGGGTCGAAATTCCGGACGACGCCGCGGAGAAGATCACGACCGTCAACGACGCGATCACCTATATCGACGCGAACCAGGGCTGA
- the fabG gene encoding 3-oxoacyl-[acyl-carrier-protein] reductase, translating into MFDLTGMTALVTGASGGIGSAIAQALAEQGARLAVSGSNAEKLEGFRASLGGDHVALACNLSDGAAVDALVPSAVEALGGKLDILVNNAGVTRDNLAMRMKDEEWDTVIRVNLEAAFRLIRAAAKPMMKARYGRVISITSVVGATGNPGQANYAASKAGLVGMSKALAQELASRNITVNCVAPGFIRSAMTDVLPEAQKTALLTRIPAGDLGTGEDIGAAVVYLASKEAGYVTGQTLHVNGGMAML; encoded by the coding sequence ATGTTCGATCTGACAGGTATGACCGCGCTGGTAACCGGCGCTTCCGGAGGGATCGGATCGGCGATCGCGCAGGCGCTGGCGGAGCAGGGCGCGCGGCTTGCGGTATCTGGATCCAATGCCGAGAAGCTGGAAGGTTTTCGCGCATCGCTCGGCGGCGATCACGTCGCGCTGGCGTGCAATCTGTCGGATGGCGCTGCGGTCGATGCGCTGGTGCCGTCGGCGGTCGAAGCGCTGGGCGGCAAGCTCGACATCCTGGTCAACAATGCCGGCGTCACGCGCGACAATCTCGCCATGCGGATGAAGGACGAGGAATGGGACACGGTCATCCGCGTCAACCTGGAAGCCGCGTTCCGCCTGATCCGTGCCGCCGCCAAGCCGATGATGAAGGCGCGTTACGGCCGCGTCATCTCGATCACCAGCGTGGTCGGCGCGACCGGCAATCCCGGCCAGGCCAATTACGCCGCGTCGAAGGCGGGCTTGGTCGGCATGTCGAAGGCGTTGGCGCAGGAACTCGCGAGCCGTAACATCACGGTGAACTGCGTCGCGCCGGGTTTCATTCGGTCGGCGATGACCGATGTGTTGCCGGAAGCGCAGAAGACGGCGCTGCTGACCCGCATTCCCGCGGGCGACCTCGGCACGGGCGAGGATATCGGCGCGGCGGTCGTGTATCTCGCGTCGAAGGAAGCCGGCTACGTCACCGGACAGACGCTCCACGTCAACGGCGGGATGGCGATGCTGTGA
- the fabD gene encoding ACP S-malonyltransferase encodes MRAFIFPGQGSQAVGMGKALADASPIARAVFEEVDEALGQHLSRLMFEGPTDELTLTANAQPAIMANAIATLRVLEKEGGVLLADKADYVAGHSLGEYSALCAAGALDLPTTALLLRHRGEAMQAAVPVGQGGMAALLGADLATAQKIADAAAQGDVCTVANDNDPSQVVISGARAAIDRAIEIAKEYGAKRAIALPVSAPFHCPMMQPAADAMDEALSDARIDTPLVPVFANVTAQPVSDVDTIRKLLVQQVTGMVRWRESVLNMADTGVERFVEFGGKVLGPMVKRIAPDVEAISVVSMGDIEALAKSL; translated from the coding sequence ATGCGCGCGTTCATTTTCCCAGGGCAGGGCAGCCAGGCGGTCGGCATGGGCAAGGCATTGGCCGATGCCAGTCCGATCGCACGCGCGGTGTTCGAGGAGGTCGACGAGGCGCTCGGCCAGCATCTGTCGCGGCTGATGTTCGAAGGGCCGACGGACGAGCTCACGCTGACGGCCAATGCGCAGCCGGCCATTATGGCCAACGCGATCGCGACGCTGCGGGTGCTCGAGAAGGAAGGTGGCGTGCTGCTGGCCGACAAGGCCGATTACGTCGCAGGACACTCGCTCGGCGAGTACAGCGCTTTATGCGCCGCTGGAGCGCTCGACCTCCCAACCACCGCTTTGTTGCTACGTCATCGCGGCGAGGCGATGCAGGCGGCGGTGCCGGTTGGGCAGGGCGGCATGGCGGCGTTGCTCGGCGCCGATCTGGCGACTGCGCAGAAGATCGCCGACGCGGCCGCGCAGGGCGACGTCTGCACCGTCGCCAACGATAACGATCCGTCGCAGGTGGTGATCTCCGGTGCGAGGGCGGCGATCGATCGCGCGATCGAGATCGCCAAGGAATACGGAGCAAAGCGAGCGATCGCGCTCCCGGTGTCGGCGCCGTTTCACTGCCCGATGATGCAGCCCGCCGCCGACGCGATGGACGAGGCGTTGAGCGACGCGCGGATCGACACGCCGCTGGTGCCGGTCTTCGCCAACGTGACCGCCCAGCCGGTCAGCGACGTCGATACGATCCGCAAGCTGCTGGTTCAGCAAGTGACCGGCATGGTGCGCTGGCGCGAATCGGTGCTCAACATGGCGGATACCGGCGTTGAGCGGTTCGTCGAGTTCGGCGGCAAGGTGTTGGGGCCGATGGTCAAGCGCATCGCGCCCGATGTCGAGGCGATCAGCGTGGTGTCGATGGGCGATATCGAGGCATTGGCGAAGTCGCTCTAG
- a CDS encoding acid phosphatase, translating into MARPVFIAASVLAAAIAIPTLVMGQQTRGYLPDGSLDMTRILPPAPLKGDARYENDRRVFKDTRHWLGTPRGDLATRDVALGVNAMAEAFSCSLGIKLDPNKAPKLVKLITMAGSTANAQSRAAKEYFKRLRPFQIDEGKTCQPPEDLKGSYDYPSGHTTWGWTWALILANLAPDRATAILSRGRAYGESRVVCGVHNYSAIEAGRITASGTYAAELGQPEFQADLAAARAELAALRADPSAPKPEKCDAEASLVAIPIL; encoded by the coding sequence GTGGCGAGACCGGTTTTCATCGCAGCGAGCGTGTTGGCAGCGGCTATCGCGATCCCGACGTTGGTCATGGGGCAACAGACGCGCGGCTATCTGCCGGATGGCAGCCTGGACATGACGCGAATCCTGCCGCCTGCCCCGCTCAAGGGCGATGCGCGGTACGAAAACGACCGCCGCGTCTTCAAGGATACGCGCCACTGGCTCGGCACGCCGCGGGGCGACCTCGCGACGCGCGACGTCGCGCTCGGCGTCAACGCCATGGCCGAGGCGTTCAGTTGCTCGCTCGGCATCAAGCTCGATCCGAACAAGGCGCCCAAGCTGGTCAAGCTCATTACGATGGCGGGATCCACCGCCAACGCCCAATCGCGCGCCGCCAAGGAATATTTCAAGCGGTTGCGTCCGTTCCAGATCGACGAGGGCAAGACGTGCCAGCCGCCCGAGGACTTGAAGGGCAGCTACGATTATCCATCGGGCCACACGACCTGGGGCTGGACCTGGGCGCTGATCCTCGCGAACCTCGCGCCCGACCGCGCCACCGCGATCCTTTCGCGCGGCCGTGCGTATGGCGAAAGCCGTGTGGTTTGCGGCGTGCACAATTATAGCGCGATCGAAGCGGGGCGGATCACCGCGTCGGGGACATACGCGGCCGAACTCGGCCAGCCGGAGTTCCAGGCCGATCTTGCCGCCGCCCGCGCCGAACTGGCCGCTCTTCGCGCCGATCCGTCAGCGCCCAAGCCCGAGAAATGCGATGCGGAGGCCAGTCTGGTAGCGATTCCCATCCTCTAG
- the rpsF gene encoding 30S ribosomal protein S6, with product MALYEHVFLARQDLAQAQVDALAETATKIIEDNKGKVVKTETWGLRSLAYRIAKNRKAHYVMLEIDAPGAVVAELERQTQINEDVIRYMTVKVDEHENGPTVMMRKGERDRERGRDRGDRPDRGPRGGFDGE from the coding sequence ATGGCTCTTTACGAGCATGTGTTCCTTGCGCGCCAGGACCTGGCACAGGCGCAAGTGGACGCGCTGGCGGAAACCGCCACCAAGATCATCGAGGACAACAAGGGCAAGGTCGTCAAGACCGAGACCTGGGGTCTTCGCAGCCTCGCCTATCGCATCGCGAAGAACCGCAAGGCGCATTACGTGATGCTCGAAATCGACGCGCCCGGCGCCGTCGTCGCCGAGCTGGAGCGCCAGACGCAGATCAACGAAGACGTCATCCGCTACATGACCGTCAAGGTCGACGAGCACGAGAACGGCCCGACCGTGATGATGCGCAAGGGTGAGCGCGACCGCGAGCGCGGTCGTGACCGGGGCGACCGCCCCGACCGCGGTCCCCGCGGCGGTTTCGACGGCGAATAA
- the rpsR gene encoding 30S ribosomal protein S18, translating to MARPFFRRRKSCPFSAKDAPRIDYKDVRLLQGFVSERGKIVPSRITSVSAKKQRELAQAIKRARHLGLLPYLVK from the coding sequence ATGGCACGACCCTTTTTCCGCCGCCGCAAGAGCTGCCCCTTCTCCGCGAAGGATGCGCCCCGGATCGACTATAAGGACGTCCGGCTGCTCCAGGGCTTCGTCTCCGAGCGTGGCAAGATCGTTCCCTCGCGCATCACCTCGGTGAGCGCAAAGAAGCAGCGCGAACTCGCCCAGGCGATCAAGCGCGCCCGTCATCTGGGCCTGCTGCCCTACCTCGTTAAGTAA
- the rplI gene encoding 50S ribosomal protein L9 gives MDVILLERVEKLGAIGDVVKVKDGFARNFLLPNKKALRANEANRKVFEANRAKIEADNASRRSDAEKDAKTYEGASVTLIRQSSNTGQLYGSVAVRDLVEALEAAGHKVGKSQVVLAKPIKAIGVYEVKVQLHPEVAVPVKVNVARSPEEAEMQASGVDVMAAMFEKDEAGFIEDFDPNAEPGATAEVKVVADAPEGEADEENSEA, from the coding sequence ATGGACGTTATTCTGCTGGAACGCGTCGAGAAGCTCGGCGCCATCGGCGATGTCGTGAAGGTCAAGGACGGGTTCGCCCGCAACTTCCTTCTGCCGAACAAGAAGGCGCTGCGCGCCAACGAAGCGAACCGCAAGGTCTTCGAAGCCAACCGCGCGAAGATCGAGGCCGACAATGCGTCGCGCCGTTCGGACGCCGAGAAGGACGCGAAGACCTATGAAGGCGCGTCGGTCACGCTGATCCGCCAGTCGTCGAACACCGGCCAGCTCTACGGCTCGGTCGCGGTCCGCGATCTGGTCGAAGCGCTCGAGGCTGCCGGCCACAAGGTCGGCAAGAGCCAGGTCGTCCTTGCCAAGCCGATCAAGGCGATCGGCGTGTACGAGGTCAAGGTTCAGCTTCACCCCGAAGTCGCGGTGCCGGTGAAGGTCAACGTCGCGCGCTCGCCCGAGGAGGCCGAGATGCAGGCGTCGGGCGTCGACGTCATGGCGGCGATGTTCGAAAAGGATGAAGCCGGCTTCATCGAGGACTTCGATCCGAACGCCGAGCCAGGCGCGACCGCCGAGGTCAAGGTTGTCGCCGACGCCCCCGAGGGCGAGGCTGACGAGGAAAACTCGGAAGCCTGA
- the mutL gene encoding DNA mismatch repair endonuclease MutL — MSIRRLPEHLVNRIAAGEVVERPASALKELVENAIDAGATRVAVRLASGGIDLIEVIDDGCGMTPADMALALERHATSKLPDEEIDQVTTLGFRGEALPSIASVARLTLESRVRGSDGWRRVVDNGALVEEGPAALPPGTRVLVEGLFGKVPARRKFLRTPRAEYGASLDIVRRLAMARPDIAFSVEHDGRRTLSTNAPEDRPARVAALTDRALAENSVGVDLEREGLRLGGVAGLPTFNRGVADHQYLFVNGRPVKDRLLMGAIRGAYAEMIARDRHPVVALFLDLPADLVDVNVHPAKTEVRFREPQMIRGLIVSGLRRALDEAGHRSFQRPNEAALAAWQSEPQTRHPSEDRDLWRYAESPAVPAFAGTTDRVLDRRPTFSSPPPLARAEPAYAPPPDTVQHPLGVARGQVAKTYIVAEAEDGLVLVDQHAAHERLVLERMRAALAGGRVASQALLIAEVIELDEPACDRLEARLSELAEFGLDLERFGPRAMLVRSVPAMLGQGDVTGLVTDLADELAAFDEALSLRERLDHVAATMACHGSVRAGRVLSVTEMNALLREMEVTPHSRQCNHGRPTWVKLAHGDIEKLFGRK, encoded by the coding sequence ATGTCAATACGGCGTCTCCCCGAACATCTGGTCAATCGTATCGCCGCCGGTGAAGTGGTCGAAAGACCCGCCAGCGCGTTGAAGGAACTGGTCGAAAACGCGATCGACGCAGGGGCGACGCGCGTAGCCGTTCGGCTGGCGAGCGGCGGGATCGATCTGATCGAGGTGATCGACGACGGCTGCGGCATGACGCCGGCGGACATGGCGCTGGCGCTCGAACGGCACGCGACGTCGAAACTGCCCGACGAGGAGATCGACCAGGTTACGACATTGGGGTTTCGCGGCGAAGCGTTGCCCTCGATCGCCAGCGTCGCGCGGTTGACGCTGGAAAGCCGGGTGCGCGGCAGCGACGGCTGGCGGCGGGTGGTCGACAACGGTGCGCTGGTGGAGGAAGGACCCGCCGCCTTGCCGCCCGGGACGCGCGTTCTGGTCGAGGGGCTGTTCGGCAAGGTGCCGGCGCGGCGTAAATTCCTGCGCACCCCGCGCGCCGAATATGGCGCAAGCCTCGACATCGTCCGGCGCCTAGCGATGGCGCGGCCCGACATCGCCTTTTCGGTCGAGCATGACGGCCGTCGCACACTGTCTACCAATGCTCCGGAGGATCGCCCGGCACGCGTCGCCGCGCTGACCGATCGTGCGCTGGCGGAAAACAGCGTCGGCGTCGATCTGGAACGGGAGGGCCTTCGACTGGGAGGCGTAGCTGGGCTGCCGACCTTCAATCGTGGCGTCGCCGATCACCAATATCTGTTCGTCAACGGACGACCGGTGAAGGACCGCCTGCTGATGGGCGCCATCCGCGGCGCCTATGCGGAGATGATCGCGCGCGACCGGCATCCGGTGGTGGCGCTGTTCCTCGACCTTCCTGCCGACCTAGTCGATGTCAACGTTCACCCCGCCAAGACCGAGGTGCGCTTCCGCGAACCGCAGATGATCCGGGGGCTGATCGTGAGCGGGCTACGACGCGCGCTCGATGAAGCGGGACATCGCAGCTTCCAGCGGCCGAACGAGGCGGCGCTCGCGGCGTGGCAGTCGGAGCCCCAAACTCGTCATCCCAGCGAAGACCGGGATCTCTGGCGGTATGCAGAGTCGCCGGCGGTCCCGGCCTTCGCCGGGACGACGGACAGAGTACTCGACCGACGCCCGACCTTTTCTTCTCCGCCACCGCTCGCCCGCGCCGAACCGGCTTATGCCCCGCCGCCGGATACTGTGCAGCACCCGTTGGGCGTCGCGCGCGGCCAAGTCGCCAAGACCTACATCGTCGCCGAGGCCGAGGATGGACTGGTGCTGGTCGATCAGCACGCCGCGCACGAGCGGCTCGTTCTCGAACGCATGCGCGCGGCGTTGGCCGGGGGCAGGGTAGCGAGCCAGGCGCTGCTGATCGCCGAGGTGATCGAACTCGACGAACCCGCCTGCGACCGGCTCGAAGCGCGCCTGTCCGAACTTGCCGAGTTCGGCCTCGACCTCGAACGTTTCGGCCCGCGCGCGATGCTGGTGCGCAGCGTCCCGGCGATGCTGGGGCAGGGCGACGTGACCGGCCTCGTCACCGACCTCGCCGACGAACTCGCCGCGTTCGACGAAGCGCTTAGCCTCAGGGAGCGGCTCGACCACGTCGCCGCGACGATGGCCTGTCACGGGTCGGTCCGCGCCGGTCGCGTGCTGTCGGTCACCGAAATGAACGCATTGCTTCGCGAAATGGAAGTGACCCCACATTCGCGCCAGTGCAATCACGGTCGCCCGACCTGGGTGAAACTGGCGCATGGCGATATCGAGAAGCTGTTCGGGCGAAAGTAA
- a CDS encoding rod shape-determining protein codes for MVFGRLFKLMSHDMAIDLGTANTVVYLRGRGVVLNEPSVVAVETINGVKKVKAVGDDAKLMMGKTPDSIQAIRPLRDGVIADIDVAEQMISHFIRKVHGGQRRFMRWPQIVICVPSGSTSVERRAIRDAAQNAGASQVWLIEEPMAAAIGADMPVTEPIGSMVVDIGGGTTEVAVLSLRGLAYTTSVRVGGDKMDEAIVSYVRRNHNLLIGEATAERIKQEVGTAKPPADGIGLTIHIKGRDLVNGVPKEIQINQGQIAEALSEPVGTIVEGVRIALENTAPELAADIVDQGIVLTGGGALLHGIDEVLRDETGLPVTIAEDPLTCVALGTGRALEDPMYRGVLHTA; via the coding sequence ATGGTCTTCGGGCGTTTGTTCAAGCTCATGTCGCACGACATGGCGATCGATCTTGGGACGGCCAACACCGTCGTCTATTTGCGCGGGCGTGGCGTCGTGCTCAACGAGCCGTCGGTGGTTGCGGTCGAAACGATCAACGGCGTGAAGAAGGTGAAGGCGGTCGGCGACGACGCCAAGCTGATGATGGGCAAGACCCCCGACAGCATCCAGGCGATCCGCCCGTTGCGCGACGGCGTCATCGCCGACATCGACGTGGCGGAACAGATGATCAGCCACTTCATCCGCAAGGTTCATGGCGGCCAGCGCCGCTTCATGCGCTGGCCCCAGATCGTGATCTGCGTGCCGTCGGGTTCGACCAGCGTCGAACGTCGCGCGATCCGCGACGCCGCGCAGAATGCCGGCGCGTCGCAAGTGTGGCTGATCGAGGAGCCCATGGCCGCCGCGATCGGCGCCGACATGCCGGTGACCGAGCCGATCGGATCGATGGTCGTCGATATCGGCGGCGGCACGACCGAGGTCGCGGTGCTGTCGCTGCGCGGTCTCGCCTACACCACCTCGGTGCGCGTCGGCGGCGACAAGATGGACGAAGCGATCGTCAGCTACGTCCGCCGCAACCACAACCTGCTGATCGGCGAAGCGACCGCCGAGCGGATCAAGCAGGAAGTCGGCACCGCCAAGCCGCCCGCGGACGGCATCGGTCTCACGATCCACATCAAGGGTCGCGACTTGGTGAACGGCGTGCCCAAGGAAATCCAGATCAACCAGGGTCAGATCGCCGAGGCTTTGTCCGAACCGGTCGGCACGATCGTCGAGGGCGTGCGCATCGCGCTCGAGAATACCGCCCCGGAGCTGGCCGCCGACATCGTCGATCAGGGTATCGTCCTGACCGGCGGCGGCGCACTGCTGCACGGCATCGACGAGGTGTTGCGCGACGAAACCGGCCTGCCGGTAACGATCGCCGAGGACCCGCTGACCTGCGTCGCGTTGGGGACGGGCCGCGCGCTCGAAGATCCGATGTATCGCGGCGTTCTGCACACCGCCTGA
- the mreC gene encoding rod shape-determining protein MreC, translated as MAPPRNRRPGFSRRAQYSLFIGYVIAIAGALVGAVLLALSTLNPPAFSALRAGTAEITAPISWAAGSAWNGIASIPSWIGSFFGVHAENARLQKQVAVDKQQLLRARAIAYENVRLKKLLGVREPGEETIATARVVSSSATSTRRYALLYAGLIQGVHAGMPVRAPDGLVGRILEAGPDTARILLLIDPESIVPVRRTKDGAPGFATGRGDGLLDVKPIALGNAEYAPGDVLVTSGSGGIFPPNLPVATVVSRSRDGALAKPFAVPDALDYALVLRAFVNMPAPAPAETKP; from the coding sequence ATGGCGCCGCCACGCAACCGGCGCCCGGGTTTCTCACGGCGGGCGCAATATAGTCTGTTCATCGGCTACGTGATCGCGATCGCGGGGGCGCTGGTAGGGGCTGTCCTGCTGGCATTATCGACGCTCAATCCGCCGGCTTTCTCGGCATTGCGCGCCGGCACGGCCGAAATCACCGCGCCGATCAGCTGGGCGGCGGGATCGGCATGGAATGGGATCGCGTCCATTCCATCGTGGATCGGCAGCTTCTTCGGCGTGCATGCCGAGAATGCCCGGCTGCAAAAGCAAGTCGCCGTCGATAAACAGCAACTCCTCCGCGCGCGCGCTATCGCTTACGAAAACGTTCGCTTGAAAAAGCTGCTCGGCGTCCGCGAGCCTGGCGAAGAGACGATCGCCACCGCACGCGTCGTCAGCTCGTCGGCAACCAGCACGCGACGCTATGCTCTACTCTATGCCGGCCTGATCCAGGGTGTGCATGCCGGCATGCCCGTGCGCGCGCCCGACGGCCTGGTCGGTCGCATTCTGGAAGCGGGACCCGATACCGCGCGCATCCTGCTGCTGATCGACCCCGAGAGCATCGTTCCCGTCCGCCGCACCAAGGACGGCGCGCCGGGCTTTGCGACCGGTCGCGGCGACGGTCTGCTCGACGTGAAGCCGATCGCGCTGGGCAATGCCGAATATGCCCCGGGCGATGTCTTGGTCACGTCGGGATCGGGCGGGATATTCCCCCCCAATCTCCCCGTCGCCACGGTCGTCAGTCGCAGCCGCGACGGTGCGCTCGCCAAGCCTTTCGCCGTGCCCGACGCGCTCGACTACGCGCTGGTGCTTCGTGCCTTTGTGAACATGCCCGCGCCCGCTCCTGCCGAGACGAAACCGTGA
- the mreD gene encoding rod shape-determining protein MreD has product MRQQGGAFAPEPSPVAMWAIPVASVMIGSLITILPLVATFPVLPPLGLMTLLAWRMLRPETIRIWSPLPFGFFDDLVSGQPLGSAMLLWTLAFLIVDLLDRRLVSRDFWQDWVLAAGAIAFCLIAGRLLATPLAAHVDTVLLFQVIAAVLLYPLVARLVASLDTRRGQSA; this is encoded by the coding sequence GTGAGGCAACAAGGCGGCGCCTTCGCGCCGGAGCCGTCCCCGGTCGCGATGTGGGCGATTCCGGTCGCCTCCGTGATGATCGGCTCGCTGATCACGATCCTACCACTGGTCGCCACGTTTCCGGTCCTGCCGCCGCTCGGCCTCATGACGCTGCTGGCGTGGCGGATGCTACGGCCGGAAACGATACGGATCTGGAGTCCGCTGCCCTTCGGGTTCTTCGATGACCTGGTCAGCGGCCAGCCGTTGGGCAGCGCCATGCTGCTTTGGACGCTCGCCTTCCTGATCGTCGATCTTCTCGACCGGCGGCTGGTGTCGCGCGATTTCTGGCAGGATTGGGTGCTGGCGGCCGGCGCGATCGCGTTCTGCCTGATCGCTGGGCGCTTGCTTGCGACGCCTCTTGCGGCGCATGTCGATACGGTGTTGCTGTTTCAGGTGATTGCCGCGGTGTTGCTTTACCCACTCGTCGCTCGGCTGGTCGCGAGCCTGGACACCAGGCGCGGGCAATCGGCATGA
- the mrdA gene encoding penicillin-binding protein 2 yields MSRPPRPTTAAAQSYSFSRRAMMVGGIQGAVALALAGRMGWLAVAENEHYKLLSESNRVNLTMIPPRRGWIVDRYGHAIANNRTDFRVDIIRDRLPESEQPRVLKLLQQLLGLPPEQISRIENDIKRAAGFQPVQVAEKLTPDLFAAVQVRLPELPGVAPTAGYSRNYPAAQAVAHLTGYVGAASAEQYQKTKDALLITPGFKIGKDGLERALEPKLRGEPGAKRVEVTARGKLVRELETRPDVAGKVQRLTIDAGLQEYAARRLGTNSGSAVVIDVTSGDVLAFVSMPAYDPNSFSDGISHLEWKMLSDNDHVPLMNKVLQGLYPPGSTVKPMNGLALLSNGVSAEETVVCTGALRVGSGIFHCHSRRGHGALNLKRAIMASCDIYFYEMVRRLGYDHVAPTARMLGLGQKFDLPYSTQRYGTVPDSAWKLKKYKQEWTVPDSLNASIGQGYVLANPLQLAVMASRIASGRSLVPRLLMNGPAPIANPLAIDPNHLATIRNAMYAVVNEGGTGGRARLNIPGASLAAKTGTAQVRRITMAERGSGVLSNASLPFKLRDHALFVCFAPVENPKYAAGIVLEHGGHTVTNLDTPGIGRDIITYLLDRDKALASLAELEPTWGGDIATRAAAETAAYKSQISALQAVQTETDATAPTDAPAVEAATDAANSSAAAIANTALPAEQGSHEADQ; encoded by the coding sequence ATGAGCCGCCCGCCGCGCCCGACCACCGCAGCGGCACAAAGCTACAGTTTCTCTCGCCGGGCGATGATGGTCGGCGGAATACAGGGCGCGGTCGCACTCGCTCTCGCCGGGCGGATGGGCTGGCTCGCGGTCGCGGAGAACGAGCATTATAAGCTCTTGTCGGAGAGCAACCGCGTCAACCTGACGATGATCCCGCCGCGGCGCGGGTGGATCGTCGATCGCTACGGCCATGCGATCGCCAACAACCGCACCGATTTCCGCGTCGACATCATCCGCGATCGGCTGCCCGAGAGCGAGCAGCCGCGTGTGCTCAAGCTGCTCCAGCAATTGCTCGGCCTGCCGCCCGAGCAGATCAGCCGGATCGAGAACGACATCAAGCGGGCGGCGGGGTTCCAGCCCGTGCAGGTTGCCGAAAAGCTGACTCCGGACCTGTTCGCGGCGGTGCAGGTGCGGCTGCCCGAATTGCCCGGTGTGGCCCCCACGGCGGGCTATTCGCGAAACTACCCTGCGGCGCAGGCGGTGGCGCATCTGACCGGCTATGTCGGTGCGGCATCGGCCGAGCAGTATCAAAAGACCAAGGACGCCTTGCTGATCACCCCCGGGTTCAAGATCGGCAAGGACGGCCTGGAACGCGCGCTCGAACCGAAACTGCGCGGCGAACCCGGCGCCAAGCGAGTCGAGGTGACGGCGCGCGGCAAGCTGGTCCGCGAACTCGAAACGCGCCCCGACGTCGCCGGCAAGGTCCAGCGCCTGACGATCGACGCGGGCCTGCAGGAATATGCTGCGCGCCGACTCGGCACCAATTCGGGCTCCGCGGTGGTCATCGATGTGACGAGCGGCGACGTCCTCGCCTTCGTGTCGATGCCGGCCTACGACCCCAACAGCTTTTCCGACGGCATCAGTCATCTCGAATGGAAGATGCTGTCGGACAACGACCACGTGCCGTTGATGAACAAGGTGCTGCAGGGGCTCTATCCGCCTGGGTCGACGGTCAAGCCGATGAACGGCCTCGCGCTGCTGAGCAACGGCGTCAGCGCGGAGGAAACAGTCGTCTGCACCGGCGCGTTGCGCGTCGGCAGCGGCATCTTCCACTGCCATTCCCGTCGCGGGCACGGTGCGCTCAACCTCAAGCGCGCGATCATGGCGAGCTGCGACATCTACTTCTATGAGATGGTTCGGCGGCTGGGATACGATCACGTCGCGCCGACCGCACGCATGCTCGGGCTCGGGCAGAAATTCGACCTGCCCTATTCGACGCAACGCTACGGCACCGTCCCCGACAGTGCGTGGAAGCTAAAGAAGTATAAGCAGGAATGGACCGTCCCCGATTCGCTCAATGCGTCGATCGGGCAAGGTTACGTGCTGGCCAATCCGCTCCAGCTCGCCGTGATGGCGTCGCGGATCGCATCGGGGCGTTCGCTCGTGCCGCGCCTGCTGATGAACGGCCCCGCGCCGATCGCCAATCCCCTGGCGATCGATCCCAACCACCTCGCGACCATTCGCAACGCGATGTACGCCGTGGTCAACGAAGGCGGCACCGGCGGTCGCGCGCGGCTCAACATCCCCGGTGCTTCGCTCGCGGCCAAGACCGGCACCGCGCAGGTCCGCCGCATCACGATGGCTGAACGCGGCAGCGGCGTGCTGAGCAACGCGTCGTTACCGTTCAAGCTGCGCGACCACGCGCTGTTCGTCTGCTTCGCACCGGTCGAAAATCCGAAATACGCGGCCGGCATCGTGCTGGAACATGGCGGCCACACGGTGACCAACCTGGATACGCCGGGGATCGGGCGCGACATCATTACCTATCTGCTCGACCGCGATAAGGCGCTGGCCTCGCTCGCCGAGCTCGAGCCGACCTGGGGTGGCGACATCGCGACCCGCGCCGCGGCCGAGACAGCGGCGTACAAGAGCCAGATTTCCGCGCTCCAGGCCGTGCAGACCGAAACCGACGCGACCGCGCCGACCGATGCCCCCGCAGTCGAGGCCGCGACCGATGCCGCCAATTCCTCCGCCGCCGCGATCGCCAACACCGCCCTCCCTGCCGAACAGGGCTCTCACGAGGCCGATCAGTGA